The DNA region TCGCTCGCCGGCGCCGTCGTCGCCACGCCCAACCGGGATCACGTGCCGTCGGCGCTGAAGCTCGTCGAGGCCGGCGTACCCGCCTTGGTGGAGAAGCCGGTGGCCGACACCCTCGATGACGCGCGGGCTCTCGCCGACGCCGTGAGCGCGTCCGGCGTACCCGTCCTGGTGGGACATCACCGCCGGCACAGCGCCGCGCTCGCGCGGGCCCGCGAGCTGATCGACAGCGGCGCACTGGGGAGGATCGTCGCGGTGCAGGGCAGCGCGACCTTCCGCAAGCCGGACGACTACTTCGATGTCGCGCCCTGGCGCAAGCGCACGGGCGGCGGACCGATCCTGATCAACATGATCCACGAGATCGACGACCTGCGCGCTCTGTGCGGCGACATCACGGCCGTGCAGGCGACCTCCTCCAGCGCGACCCGCGGGTTCGAGGTCGAGGACACGGTCGCGATGACCCTCACCTTCGCCTCCGGAGCACTCGGCTCCTTCCTGCTGTCCGACGCGGCGGCCTCAGGCCGCAGTTGGGAGCTGACCTCCGGGGAGAACGCCGCCTATCCCCGCCAGGCCGACGAGAACTGCTACGAGGTGGCCGGTACGACGGGCGCGCTGTCGATCCCGTCGATGACCGTCCGCTCCTACGACGGCACCCCGTCGTGGTGGGAGCCGATGCGGGTCACCCGACTCGCGCTCGCCGACGTGGACCCGCTGGCACAGCAACTGGATCACTTCTGCGACGTCCTCGGCGGCGCAC from Nocardioides sambongensis includes:
- a CDS encoding Gfo/Idh/MocA family protein → MSRIPGIAVIGAGLIGRRHIALVQASGRCRLAAICDPSPAAAELAEAAGVPHFAGVADLVAARWQRRETSLAGAVVATPNRDHVPSALKLVEAGVPALVEKPVADTLDDARALADAVSASGVPVLVGHHRRHSAALARARELIDSGALGRIVAVQGSATFRKPDDYFDVAPWRKRTGGGPILINMIHEIDDLRALCGDITAVQATSSSATRGFEVEDTVAMTLTFASGALGSFLLSDAAASGRSWELTSGENAAYPRQADENCYEVAGTTGALSIPSMTVRSYDGTPSWWEPMRVTRLALADVDPLAQQLDHFCDVLGGAPPLVTVADATRTLATTLAIVDAASSRREVVLGYDW